One Methanobacteriaceae archaeon genomic window, TTGGTGGATTTTACACCGACCCTGTAATTAATCTTAAAAAATCCGTAGACATCCCAATTGTTTATTCAGGTGGAATTACCACAATCGATGATATACAAAAATTAAATGAAAGTGGTGTGGAAGGTATTGTAATAGGTTCTGCACTTTATAAAAATAAAATCGATTTAACTGAAGCTTTAAAATATCAAAAGAGGTAATTTAATGAAAGTAATGGCAACAGGGACATTCGACATACTTCATCCAGGACACGTATTATTCCTTCAAAAAGCTAAGGAATTAGGTGGAGAGGATGCTGTTCTTGCAGTTGTAATAGCTAGGGATTCGACTGTTGAACAAAGAAAAAGAATACCCATAATACCTCAAGAACAAAGGCTTGAAATGATTAAAAGCCTTAAACCTGTTGATGAGGCATATCTTGGACATGATGGAGATATGTTTAAAATTGTCGAAGAAATAAACCCCGACATAATCGCAATAGGTTCAGATCAAGATCATGACGTTATAAAATTACAGTCCGCTCTCGATAAAAGAGGAATAAACGCAAAAGCTATGCGTGTTGAGGATTATATGTTTGGAGAGCTTGACAGTACTTGTAAAATTATTAGAAGAATAAAACATACTGACTTTAAAGATAAAACTGGAGAAATAGATTAGGAGACAATGAAATGAAGAGTGTAGCAATTATAGGAGCAAGTGGATATACTGGTGGAGAACTTTTAAGAATGCTTAGCGTACATCCTGATGTTGAAGTAGTAGAAGTCACATCAAGGAAATTAGACGGCCAGCCTGTTCATAAAACCCACCCACATATAAGAGACAGTGGACTTGTTTTTAAAGACAAAAAACCATCTGATTTAGATGTTGATTTGGTATTTACTGCAACACCTCATGGTGCTTCAATGAAGATTGTTCCTGAACTTTTAGAAACCGGAAATAAAGTAGTTGACTTAAGTGGAGATTACAGATACCGTGACACAGAAGTTTATGAAAAATGGTATGGAATGGAGCACACTGATAAAGAAAACAAAGGAGCATTTGGGCTTCCTGAATTATACAGAGATGAAATTAAAAAATCAGATTTAGTAGCAAATCCAGGATGTTTCCCAACCGGTGCAATCTTATCATCTTACCCATTAGTTAAAAATGATATTGTTGATAGAATAATCATTGATTCAAAAACTGGAGTAAGTGGAGCTGGAGTAAACCCATCTGCAGTTACACATTATCCAAATATTGCAGATAACTCAAATCCATATAAAATAACTACACACAGACACTCATCAGAAATCAAACAGGAATTACACGGTTTTGATGATGTAAAAGTTTCATTTACACCACATTTAGTACCAGTAATTAGAGGAATACAAACTACAAGCCACAGTTTCTTAAAAGAAGAACACGAAGACATTACTGGTGATGAAATTAAAAAATTATACGAAAAAGAATATGGAAAAGAATTCTTCATTAAGCTTATGGATGACGGAGAAATACCTCATTTAAGCTCAGTTAGAGGTTCTAACTTTGTACATATCGGAGGATATGAAATAGACGATACTGGTAGACTCGTAATGTTATCCTGTATTGACAACCTTGTTAAAGGTGCATCAGGTCAAGCTATTCAAAATATGAATATTTTACTTGGCCTTGAGGAAAATGCAGGATTAAGACACTTAGGACTCCATCCTTAAAAAAGAGGAGTGAATAAAATGGCTACATTAGTAATTTATTATTCCCAAACAGGAACAACAGAATTAGTGGCTCATACTTTGGCTAAAAACTTAAGAACCAGCGTATTGGAAGTAAAAGATTTAAAAAATCGTAACGGATTAAAAAATAAACTATTAGCATCAATTAGTGCTTTTAGAGAAAGTAAAACTAAAATATCTCCTGCAAGAGTTGATTTAACAGATTATGACACAATAGTATTTGGAACACCTACATGGTTAGGAAATCCAACACCTGCTATTTTAACAATGATTGACAACTGCAATTTAACCGGAAAGGACGTTATTTTATTTGCTACAATGGATTCCAATGCAGATTCAAATATCGAAAGACTTGAAGAAAAAGTTAAAATGCGTGGAGCAAGAGTAATTGAAAGCTTTACAATTTCAACTAAAAATAAATCAGCAGAAAAGTTAATCAGTGATACTGAAGCTATTATTGAGATGAAAGATTTAAAAATGTATACAAGGTAGATTAAATGGCTAATGACAAATCTGAATTAAAAATTAAAGCAATTGAAAACGGTACTGTAATTGACCACATTACTGCAAACAAAACATTGCACATTCTAAAGATTTTAGGATTACCTGACAATGAAACACAAAATATTACTGTGGCGATGAATGTATCTTCAAAAGAACTTGGTAGAAAAGACATTCTTAAAATTGAAAACAGAGAATTGGATCACGAAGAACTTAATCAGGTTGCTTTAATTGCTCCAAAAGCTACTATTAACATTATCCGTGATTATAAACCTGTTAAAAAGAATAAAATTGTACTACCTAATAAAATTACATCCATTATTAAGTGTACAAATCCAAAATGTATTACTAACTACGAAAATGAGCCAATAACTCCAATTTTTAATGTAGTTACTGAAAACCCACCTGTAGTTAGATGTCATTATTGTGAAAAATTAATAGAAACAGAAGATATTTACAAACAATTTGAATAATCTTCTATTTTTTTAAATAGTCTGCTAATCTTTTAGATAATGCAAGTATTGTTAATATTGGTGGTTTTCCAGGAGATATTGGCAATACACTTGCATCACAGACAAATAAATTTTCAATTTCTGTTTCTAAGTTACTGTCAACTATTTCACCGATTTTTGCAGTTCCACCAGGATGTGCTCCTCTGTAAACAGTTGAACAGATTGTATTTGGGTCAACACCTGCTTTTTGTAAAACAAAACCTGCTGTAGCAACTCCTTCTGCAAGATAGCGAATATCCTGAATTGTATTTATTTTAACAACATCCCCATCGTCAGTCACATACCCTTTACATTCATCAGAGGTTTTTACCATAATACTGAGAATGTCTTTTTCTGTAACTTCTTCATCATCAATGTTTCCTGGAATAAATGAGGAATAATGTGGTGCTAAAACAAAGTTTTTACCAACAATAAGACCAGCCATTTGAACTTCGGTGTTGTAGTTTATGTCTTTGATAAATCCTCCGACACTTACGAAAGGATCAAAGAATATTTCACGACCAGCTTCTTCAAATCCGGATTTTCTTAAAATTAAAGTAGAACCAATAGCTCCAGCAGACAATACAACTTTATCAGCAAATAATGTTTCTTCTTTGCCGTCTTTAATGTATTTAACACCTTTTACCTGACCATTTTCAGATATTACTTCAAAAACATCAGCATCACAGATTAATGTTGCACCATTTTCAACTGCTTCATCAACAAAATCTTTTCCGGTAAATTTAGCATCAACAGGACATCCAAATGCACACTTACCACATTGGATACACTCTTCTTCACGAATAGCTTTAGGCATTTTCATAGTCTGAAGACCAAGTTCATAACCTGCATCCAAAAATGCCTGGGTTCCTTTTCCAATATGAGAATCATCAAGTGGATGAACATTTATTAAATCTTCAACATAATCATATGCATCAGATAAATCAATATCATAATCTAACAACTCATCTGTGAGTGCACGCACCATATTGGACATTGATACTGCTGTTGCACCACCAATACAAGTGGTTGTAAGTAAATCTACATCTTCACTGTATTTATCA contains:
- a CDS encoding GMC family oxidoreductase N-terminal domain-containing protein, encoding MIIIVGTGAGGAILARELAREGIDVTILEKGPYTHPKDAFNYYDKYSEDVDLLTTTCIGGATAVSMSNMVRALTDELLDYDIDLSDAYDYVEDLINVHPLDDSHIGKGTQAFLDAGYELGLQTMKMPKAIREEECIQCGKCAFGCPVDAKFTGKDFVDEAVENGATLICDADVFEVISENGQVKGVKYIKDGKEETLFADKVVLSAGAIGSTLILRKSGFEEAGREIFFDPFVSVGGFIKDINYNTEVQMAGLIVGKNFVLAPHYSSFIPGNIDDEEVTEKDILSIMVKTSDECKGYVTDDGDVVKINTIQDIRYLAEGVATAGFVLQKAGVDPNTICSTVYRGAHPGGTAKIGEIVDSNLETEIENLFVCDASVLPISPGKPPILTILALSKRLADYLKK
- the pyrI gene encoding aspartate carbamoyltransferase regulatory subunit; translation: MANDKSELKIKAIENGTVIDHITANKTLHILKILGLPDNETQNITVAMNVSSKELGRKDILKIENRELDHEELNQVALIAPKATINIIRDYKPVKKNKIVLPNKITSIIKCTNPKCITNYENEPITPIFNVVTENPPVVRCHYCEKLIETEDIYKQFE
- the argC gene encoding N-acetyl-gamma-glutamyl-phosphate reductase — its product is MKSVAIIGASGYTGGELLRMLSVHPDVEVVEVTSRKLDGQPVHKTHPHIRDSGLVFKDKKPSDLDVDLVFTATPHGASMKIVPELLETGNKVVDLSGDYRYRDTEVYEKWYGMEHTDKENKGAFGLPELYRDEIKKSDLVANPGCFPTGAILSSYPLVKNDIVDRIIIDSKTGVSGAGVNPSAVTHYPNIADNSNPYKITTHRHSSEIKQELHGFDDVKVSFTPHLVPVIRGIQTTSHSFLKEEHEDITGDEIKKLYEKEYGKEFFIKLMDDGEIPHLSSVRGSNFVHIGGYEIDDTGRLVMLSCIDNLVKGASGQAIQNMNILLGLEENAGLRHLGLHP
- a CDS encoding flavodoxin domain-containing protein; the encoded protein is MATLVIYYSQTGTTELVAHTLAKNLRTSVLEVKDLKNRNGLKNKLLASISAFRESKTKISPARVDLTDYDTIVFGTPTWLGNPTPAILTMIDNCNLTGKDVILFATMDSNADSNIERLEEKVKMRGARVIESFTISTKNKSAEKLISDTEAIIEMKDLKMYTR
- a CDS encoding FAD synthase; this translates as MKVMATGTFDILHPGHVLFLQKAKELGGEDAVLAVVIARDSTVEQRKRIPIIPQEQRLEMIKSLKPVDEAYLGHDGDMFKIVEEINPDIIAIGSDQDHDVIKLQSALDKRGINAKAMRVEDYMFGELDSTCKIIRRIKHTDFKDKTGEID